TGTTGTCGAGCTGCCGTCGCATCCCTTCTATGCCGGGACCTTGTTTGTACCGCAGACTCGCTCCACAGCCGGGAAACCGCATCCTCTGCTGGTGGCTTATCTTCGCGCAGCGGCGAATATTTGATTTGTCCTTTCGGAGTGAAACGGAGAAATCTGCTGTTATCGCAGCAAGCCCGAAAAGTATGGGCTGAGAAACGGATTTCTCCGCTCCCAACGGTCGCTACGAAATGACAAACAAAGTGACTGCTTGTTGTGTTTTGCAATCTTCCTGCCCCGCTGTAGCGTTGCGAACATTCATCCCAACGAACGAGTTCAGCGGTGACGCAACCCGGCCGGGGCAGATATCGCACCATTCAACGATTCAACTATTCAACAATTCAACCATTCAGTGCAGCGTGCTATTCACCTGTGGTGACATTGCCTGCAGCAGACCCTCAAGCGTCAGTTGCTGTACCGCCTGCTGGCACATCTTCACTGCCTGCAGAAATGCCTCCGGAGCCAGACGAACGGTCACGGCGCCCACGGAGAGATGTACTGTTCCGCAGGCACACAAGGTTACGCCGCCGAGACCTTCGGCCTCGGCCAGCATCATGCGCTCTTCACTGGCGGCACAGGCCATGACTACACTCCTCGCTTGGCGTAGTACTCCGCCACCTGTCGCAGGTTGAACTCGAAAGGGACATCTTCATTGCCGGGCACTGACAACACTGTGCCGTGCGTGGTGACACCCTCGGCAGCGAACTGCAGATAACTCGGCAGGCCCAGCCGGGGATTGGTGCGGGAGGGCTCCGTCATCTCTCCCTCGGCCTTCTCTGTCAATCGGATGAAGTCACCGACGCGCAGAACATAGCTGCCGATCGTTACGCGGCGTCCGTTCACAAGGACGTGCCCATGACTGACCAGTTGGCGCGCCTGCGCGATCGAGCGCGCAAATCCAAGCCTGAAGACGACGTTGTCCAGACGCCGCTCCAGCAGACCGATCAGGGCCTCGGCCCAATTTCCATTCTGCTGCACCCGCTTGGCAACGCGAACAAAGCGGCGAAGCTGCTC
This genomic window from Terriglobus albidus contains:
- the rpsD gene encoding 30S ribosomal protein S4, with protein sequence MGHRTKWKMQRALGLELPGLGKPGALEKRNYPPGQHGRERKPKLSEFGAQLREKQKLIFHYGLREEQLRRFVRVAKRVQQNGNWAEALIGLLERRLDNVVFRLGFARSIAQARQLVSHGHVLVNGRRVTIGSYVLRVGDFIRLTEKAEGEMTEPSRTNPRLGLPSYLQFAAEGVTTHGTVLSVPGNEDVPFEFNLRQVAEYYAKRGV